A genomic stretch from Erwinia sp. E_sp_B01_1 includes:
- a CDS encoding LysR family transcriptional regulator has protein sequence MMMTQDRLKGITPFVASVEQGSFTAAAESLHLTSSAVSKSVARLEARLGSQLFERTTRRLTLTDAGQAFYETCTRVLNELLEAESVLAAQRTIPVGRLRIAVSQTYGRMQVAPLLNQFCLQNPEMQISLSFSDRFVDLFEEGIDIAIRIGGLADYPPSLGYRILGSERLIFCASPAYLAQHGTPSSLQELSTHRAIVYDRVDGSTSPWHVKSADGRIATKTVPYRMALGDGESQVAAVVAGLGVAQMATWLMEKQLERGELVQLLPDLTVKGLPLTVVWPRKKQLTPKVAALLAVLEELKI, from the coding sequence ATTATGATGACTCAGGATCGTCTCAAGGGCATTACGCCCTTTGTAGCCAGTGTGGAACAGGGCAGCTTCACCGCAGCAGCAGAGAGCCTGCATCTCACCAGTTCAGCGGTGAGTAAAAGTGTTGCCAGGCTGGAAGCGCGTTTAGGGTCGCAGCTGTTTGAGCGCACCACGCGACGGCTGACGCTCACCGATGCGGGTCAGGCATTTTACGAAACCTGCACGCGGGTGCTGAATGAACTGCTGGAAGCCGAATCGGTGCTGGCGGCGCAGCGTACCATCCCGGTGGGACGCTTGCGGATTGCGGTTTCGCAGACCTATGGCCGGATGCAGGTAGCGCCGCTGCTGAACCAGTTCTGCCTGCAAAACCCGGAGATGCAGATTAGCCTCTCTTTTTCCGATCGTTTTGTGGATCTGTTTGAGGAAGGGATCGATATAGCGATCAGGATTGGCGGGCTGGCTGATTATCCCCCTTCACTGGGCTACCGTATTCTGGGCAGTGAGCGCCTGATCTTCTGCGCTTCTCCCGCTTATCTTGCTCAGCATGGCACGCCCTCTTCGTTGCAGGAACTCTCAACGCACCGTGCGATTGTTTATGACCGGGTAGATGGCAGCACCAGTCCCTGGCATGTGAAATCCGCCGACGGGCGCATTGCCACTAAAACGGTGCCGTACCGCATGGCGCTGGGTGATGGCGAATCGCAGGTAGCGGCGGTAGTAGCCGGTCTGGGCGTGGCGCAAATGGCCACCTGGCTGATGGAAAAGCAGTTAGAGAGGGGTGAACTGGTGCAGCTTCTGCCAGACCTCACCGTAAAAGGATTGCCGCTGACCGTGGTCTGGCCGCGCAAAAAACAGCTGACGCCAAAAGTGGCAGCGCTGTTAGCGGTACTGGAAGAGCTGAA